In Pleuronectes platessa chromosome 5, fPlePla1.1, whole genome shotgun sequence, a single genomic region encodes these proteins:
- the folr gene encoding folate receptor: protein MWLVLSLLMALCSGALSLNKLNMCMDGKHHKVEPGREGDLYQQCSPWRDNACCTANTSSAAHNDDSYLYNFNWDHCGTMSKQCKKHFIQDTCFHECSPHLGPWIQEVDQNWRKERVLDVPLCKEDCNDWWEDCKNDITCKSDWHTGWDWSTGFNRCPKSSKCRPWIEVYPDPKSMCEQIWSKSYLYTDYTKTSGRCMQLWFTGPNPNEKVAEYYINNARQHQSFTLSMLLFLAVASFSVVMH from the exons ATGTGGCTTGTCCTTTCCTTGCTGATGGCCCTCTGCAGTGGTGCTCTGTCTCTGAACAAACTCAACATGTGCATGGATGGCAAACACCACAAAGTAGAGCCGGGCCGCGAGGGGGACCTTTACCAACAG TGCTCTCCCTGGCGTGACAATGCGTGCTGCACAGCCAATACCAGCTCAGCAGCCCACAACGATGACTCCTACCTGTACAACTTCAATTGGGATCACTGCGGTACTATGAGCAAACAGTGCAAGAAACATTTCATCCAGGACACTTGCTTCCACGAGTGCTCTCCACACTTGGGACCCTGGATACAAGAA gTGGATCAGAACTGGCGTAAGGAACGTGTCTTGGATGTGCCCCTGTGTAAGGAGGACTGCAACGATTGGTGGGAAGACTGCAAGAATGATATCACTTGCAAGAGTGATTGGCACACGGGATGGGACTGGAGCACAG GTTTTAACAGATGCCCTAAAAGCAGCAAGTGCAGACCCTGGATTGAAGTTTACCCCGATCCCAAGTCCATGTGTGAACAAATCTGGTCCAAGTCCTACCTTTATACCGACTACACCAAAACGTCAGGCCGCTGCATGCAGCTGTGGTTCACTGGGCCGAACCCCAACGAGAAGGTGGCAGAGTACTACATTAACAACGCACGGCAACACCAGAGCTTCACCTTGTCAATGCTGCTTTTCCTGGCAGTTGCATCTTTCTCTGTAGTGATGCACTGA